One segment of Corallococcus silvisoli DNA contains the following:
- a CDS encoding HEAT repeat domain-containing protein: protein MSDTVRSPEVLEEARYRALQAVDPRTPGALETLTQGLHDESWRVRHAAAEGLRRVPDAPGVTARLISVLGERGETGARNAAAEALAGMGPVALRPLVRLLEHEDPDQRKLAADILGQLGRPEVEDVLLRALSDVDLNVRVAAAEALGRLGGDAAARALESLLDAPTALLRLAALEGLASLKRAPPLARVMALVEDPGLQRSALRLLGLHPPGVSTERICRALASPVRSVREAAFVALGTQAGGLGPYERGELDAVARAVVGGIPEVTERVAQALDGEDVQVRAGALVVAGALGEASLAVAVAEVAREDRLLREVLFTLGQLGPEGRRLLLGNMGTLSLPARTVAAEALVLLVDATSVPELCALLEWAEDDLRTVVVRALGRTRSPDAVAPLVALLADPSLSGMASRALEQLTVGHPLVALAALEAAVEQRTTPAAVAVLGRLGGARVLPLLRRLARDEDAAWRAAAVEAAGRADGETGQELARGALADESAKVRVAAVRSLGQQKGTETSNFLALALKDEDRAVRLAAVEAVGGVGAKDRSEDLEALVRHGDGALAVLSVRALAKLGTVGPGVLWDALSHPDAEVVKAALAALTSAEASADGAALAVSLLGHPRWDVRAAAARVLGGLDRPECLPALQQALSVEHDGLARVALSDAVARLSGR from the coding sequence ACGCGCCAGGAGTCACCGCCCGGCTCATCTCCGTCCTGGGCGAGCGGGGCGAGACAGGCGCGCGCAACGCGGCGGCCGAGGCGCTTGCCGGCATGGGGCCCGTGGCGCTGCGTCCGCTGGTGCGCCTGCTGGAGCACGAGGATCCGGATCAGCGCAAGCTTGCGGCGGACATCCTGGGACAGCTGGGTCGCCCGGAGGTGGAGGACGTGCTGCTGCGCGCGCTCTCCGACGTGGACCTCAACGTGCGCGTGGCCGCGGCGGAAGCGCTGGGCCGGCTGGGCGGGGACGCCGCGGCGCGGGCGTTGGAGTCACTGCTGGACGCACCCACGGCCCTCTTGCGGCTGGCGGCGCTGGAGGGCCTCGCGTCGCTCAAGCGCGCGCCGCCCCTGGCGCGGGTGATGGCGCTGGTGGAGGACCCGGGCCTGCAACGCAGCGCCTTGCGGCTGTTGGGGCTGCATCCCCCAGGCGTGTCCACGGAGCGCATCTGTCGGGCCCTGGCCTCTCCGGTGCGTTCGGTGCGCGAGGCCGCCTTCGTCGCGTTGGGCACCCAGGCGGGAGGGCTGGGGCCCTATGAGCGGGGCGAACTGGACGCGGTCGCGCGCGCGGTGGTGGGCGGCATTCCGGAAGTGACGGAGCGGGTGGCGCAAGCGCTGGATGGCGAGGACGTGCAGGTGCGGGCCGGCGCGCTGGTGGTCGCGGGGGCGCTGGGAGAAGCGTCGCTCGCGGTGGCGGTGGCGGAGGTGGCGCGCGAGGACCGGCTCCTGCGCGAGGTGCTCTTCACCCTGGGACAGCTGGGGCCGGAGGGACGGCGGCTGCTGCTGGGCAACATGGGGACGCTGTCCCTGCCCGCGCGCACGGTGGCGGCCGAGGCGCTGGTGCTGCTGGTGGATGCGACGTCGGTGCCGGAGCTGTGCGCGCTCCTGGAGTGGGCGGAGGATGACCTGCGCACGGTGGTGGTGCGGGCGCTGGGGCGCACGCGCTCGCCGGACGCCGTGGCGCCGCTGGTGGCGCTGCTCGCGGATCCTTCCCTGTCGGGGATGGCGTCGCGCGCGCTGGAGCAGCTGACCGTGGGCCACCCGCTGGTGGCGCTGGCCGCGCTGGAGGCGGCGGTGGAGCAGCGCACGACGCCCGCGGCGGTGGCGGTGCTGGGGCGGCTGGGCGGTGCGCGGGTGCTGCCCCTCTTGCGGCGGCTGGCGCGCGACGAGGACGCTGCGTGGCGCGCGGCGGCGGTGGAGGCGGCGGGCAGGGCGGATGGCGAGACGGGCCAGGAGCTGGCGCGCGGCGCGCTGGCGGACGAGTCCGCGAAGGTCCGCGTCGCCGCGGTTCGCTCCCTGGGGCAGCAGAAGGGGACGGAGACGTCGAACTTCCTGGCGCTCGCGCTGAAGGACGAGGACCGCGCCGTGCGCCTGGCCGCGGTGGAGGCGGTGGGGGGCGTGGGGGCGAAGGACCGTTCAGAGGACCTGGAGGCGCTGGTGCGCCACGGCGACGGCGCGCTCGCGGTGCTGTCGGTGCGGGCCCTGGCGAAGCTGGGGACGGTGGGGCCGGGCGTGCTGTGGGACGCGCTGAGCCACCCCGACGCGGAGGTGGTGAAGGCGGCGCTCGCGGCGCTGACGTCGGCGGAGGCGAGCGCGGATGGGGCGGCGCTGGCGGTGTCGCTCCTGGGCCACCCCCGGTGGGATGTCCGTGCGGCGGCCGCGCGCGTGCTGGGCGGCCTGGACCGTCCGGAATGCCTGCCCGCGCTCCAGCAGGCCCTCTCGGTGGAGCACGATGGGCTGGCCCGGGTCGCGTTGTCGGACGCGGTGGCCCGGCTGTCGGGGCGTTGA